Within the Megalopta genalis isolate 19385.01 chromosome 11, iyMegGena1_principal, whole genome shotgun sequence genome, the region TCGACGAGTCGACCTCCTTTTTCTGGAAATAATCGGATGTCGCAATACTTGGAGTCCCTGCGAAACTTAGTGTGTTTTCGTTATTATACCGTGGCTTTTTTAGATTGTATGTGCAAGAGCGGAGCAAGGGATGATTTTTGCTGTCAAATGATGGTGGGTTTAATATTAACTACAAcgtaattattagactgtggatcttcgtGTTAATTTGTGAATCTTTGCAGCTTGGAAGGATCATCAGCGTCGACCTGCCAAGAACTCTCAGGTGCAAGGAACATCCGATTTTGAGAAAATTTGAACGTCGGTGCGAATCGGCGCGTTGTTCGAGGGAGAGACGAGAGGATCGGTGACAGAAAAATCGGACAGTCTCGGGAACTTCCGCTATTTATGTTGTCGATTTGCCGAGCGAACCTGATCGCGGCTCTCGCGATCGCTCGGACGTGGGCGTGAACTTTTCAATAAAGCcggtctctcttctctctctctttttctctctcgcggATGCTTGGCTGAACGCGTGTATCGGGATCAATGACACGCCCGCAGATTCCCGAGAGGTATCCTCTACGAGGTACGTAGAGGCATCCTGTAGAATTCCAACCACCTTCCTCGACTTCACAGCAGGACCTACTGGTTTCTATTTATACACCAAGCGAGACCTTGCAGCTTACGGCTCGCACGCTTACGGACTCGGTTCCGGACCGGTTCAAAGCGTTGTCGGGACCTCTCAGGCCTCTCCAAAGGATCCATAGTTCGCTCAAAATTCATATTTCAGTCGACCGTGCTATGCAATTCCCGTCGGCTTCTTTTGGAAAACGATAGCTTTATTTTCTGATTCTGGAAGTATTTTTCTGTCTTATTTTAAtgtacaaaaatgattttgcataaTTTTTGCATTAAAAACTTGGCTTTTAAGAGATCTCGAGACGAAAAATTAGCAAAATACTGTCTATAATTTGATAGTGAAGTTCTTACGATCAATACAAATGTTTTCCTactaaattttataatttttctttttcacgagcgaaatatttatgtatagaaagtatttataaaataaaaacattattaattattaaatagaaACGTCTATAGATATTCTGAAGTATTTCATTCTTTAAATTTATTACATTTTGATGTCTCGTTAAAtgtttatttacattttttttataatattgtatattaattgaATGAAAGAAGATGTTAGCcatctaaatcaattttataaaattcgttcGTAAAAATGATCTATTTAGTTATCGACTGTTGGTGAATTAGGAAATATAGATcttaaatttttatcttaatTGATCGATTTGCTGGTAGATGccgttttcattaatttttatgGCGgtttactttgaattgattgTCCACGCTAAGGAAACGTTTCGTTTTGGCTTTATCATTGGCATTGTCTGAAAAACTACATTATTAATGTTGTCTCAGCAAAAGCATTATATTTcatactattttattttttaatataaaatatccaCCAGTAAATTGAATATTCATGAAAAATGTATTCACTTTTGTAATCTTTCTTTTCAGCCCTCTCGTGGCGATTGCGAAAGGTTCTAGGGGATTTCCCAGTAACTTTTTTCTAGTAACAATATAAATTATACTAGTTCGTCACTACGTGGTGCTGAATACATCCCACACAATTTCTCGCTTATGTCACCTCCATTGTATTTCGTGTTCTGCGGTTTCCAGTCATTTCTTGAGCGCGTGTTGCACGGGTTTGCATAGTGGAAACAATCAAGTTTTCAttgaaatatttgaatatttagaaAGAAAACTGCTGCAAGCCTTTATTTTGAAAGCATAGGGAAACTCGTAAGCTCAGAGTTTCCTTGCAAGCTTACGAATAAACTTTGAAACACGCCCAATACAAGAAATCGTGATCAACGTTTCATTCGAGGATGACGAGAACAGCGAGCGGCGATGGACAGAGTGCTCACGGCAAGGCATACAAAGATAAAAGCAAACCTGCAGATATTCGAAGTAGTAACATCCAAGCTGCGAAAGGTGAATAAATCTGCCGACAATCTAATTATATTTTCCGCGCCTAGTTTCTCGTCGATTGATCATCGTACCGGCAGCAAATGTTTCACCTTATATAGTAATGTCCGGCACTACATTGTCGAAATCCATTAACTTCATTATCTTTTTCGTAGACTGATAgatattcaatattttaatttctgGAACTTAATTAATGTAGGTAATGATGAAATTACCGACCACTGATAGTAACTAGTTTCTATTGCCTTGGAAAAATGACAAGACTGTATTTATCTACATTTTGTACCATTTTTATCACACTATATatccaaataaaaatattaataaaatttgattttttcttttatatatGAAATGCATTTGACAATGTTTCAGCTGTCAGTGATGCGATCCGTACTAGTCTGGGTCCCAAGGGAATGGACAAAATGGTAAGCCTTTATAATAATGACATAAAGTTTATCCTTTTGCAATGAAtccataattttattaattgtaataatatttgtGTGTAACTCTAGATTCAAGCTGCCAATGGAGAAGTTACAATCACAAATGATGGTGCTACAATTTTAAAAGAAATGAATGTTATACATCCTGCAGCAAAAAtggtaattttttatttatatttgagcgtaatctaataatataatgtatcatGAATTAACTAAGATATTATACTTTGTTTTCAGTTGGTAGAGTTATCAAAGGCACAGGATATTGAGGCTGGAGATGGTACTACAAGTGTTGTTGTATTAGCAGGCTCCTTTTTGGAAGCTGCAGAACGTTTGCTCTCAAAAGGAATACATCCTACCATAATTAGTGATGCATTTGAGATGGCCGCAAATAAAGCAGTGGCAGTTTTGTGGACTATGTCaattcccgttgatttgaaggatAAAGAATCATTGGTTAGGGCTGCAGCAACTTCTCTTAATTCAAAGGTATATCTTATTAATCACTTTTCGCACTTTAACATAAGGTAGCAACTAGTAAGGAACATTGTACTAGATTTTAATTACCAAATTATACCACATTAATATTTCATACTTCTACTCTTAGGTAGTCTTTCAACAGTCGAGTCTTCTGGCACCTCTGGCTGTGAATGCAGTATTAAAAGTTATTGAGGAATCAAAGAACAATGTTGATCTTAATGTAAGTACAAAGATTTAAAACGTTGAAAAATAGAAATGATGTGTGTATAATTGTGTTCCTATTCCTTTTTACAGAACATAAAAGTAATTAAGAAATTGGGTGGCACTGTTGAAGATACAGAGCTGATAGAAGGACTGATGTTCACACAGAAGTCTTGTAACGTGAATGGACCGAAACGTATTGAAAAGGCAAAAATAGGTTTAATTCAATTCTGCATTTCACCTCCTAAAACGGATGTAAGCGATTCATTGATTGAAATCTGTATTTTACTGTCTATTGccataaattttttaaattaaatcaaCTTTCCTATTTTAGATGGATCACAATGTCGTAGTTTCTGATTATGCGGCGATGGATCGTGTGTTGAAAGAAGAGAGAGcttatattttaaatatcgtCAAACAAATTAAGAAATCCGGTTGTAACGTGCTGCTAGTACAAAAGTCAATTCTCCGGGATGCTGTCAGCGATCTAGCCATACACTTTTTAGATAAAATCAAAGTTATGGTGATCAAGGATATCGAGCGTGAAGACATTCCGTTCATTTGCAAGACGTTAAGTTGTAAACCGATCGCGTCTTTGGATCATTTCGTGCCCGAAAATCTTGTTAATGCGGAATTGTGCGAGGAAGTGATGACCGGAAGTTCAAAGTTTGTTAAGGTGAGGACACAATTGAAAAGGTGTAGCGCCTAGAAATAGAGataatgcaacaatattttCCCTTGCAGATCACTAAAATTCAGAATCCTGGATTAACGGTAACCATCCTTGTCCGAGGCAGCAACAAATTGGTGTTGGAGGAAGCAGAAAGATCATTGCATGACGCATTATGCGTGGTTCGCTGTCTAGTTAAGCATCAAACCTTAATACCTGGAGGTGGAGCGCCTGAGATCCAGATTGCGTTAAAAATGGCTGAGTATGCACAAAGTTTAAGAGATGTTCATGCTTATTGCGTGAAAGCTTTTGCTGATGCATTTGAGGTGAGGTGAAAattctttaaaatattttttatattaatgcATTGCCTGTCGATCTTTATCTATTAAACATATATGAATAATTTAGATAATTCCGTCAACACTGGCAGAAAATGCAGGATTAAATCCTATTGCAACTGTCACGGAACTTCGGAATCGACATGCTAGAGGTGAACAAACCGCAGGTATCAATGTAAGAAAGGGCGCCATTACAAATATTATAGACGAGAACGTAATTCAACCGATCTTAGTTTCTATGAGCGCCA harbors:
- the CCT4 gene encoding chaperonin containing TCP1 subunit 4 yields the protein MTRTASGDGQSAHGKAYKDKSKPADIRSSNIQAAKAVSDAIRTSLGPKGMDKMIQAANGEVTITNDGATILKEMNVIHPAAKMLVELSKAQDIEAGDGTTSVVVLAGSFLEAAERLLSKGIHPTIISDAFEMAANKAVAVLWTMSIPVDLKDKESLVRAAATSLNSKVVFQQSSLLAPLAVNAVLKVIEESKNNVDLNNIKVIKKLGGTVEDTELIEGLMFTQKSCNVNGPKRIEKAKIGLIQFCISPPKTDMDHNVVVSDYAAMDRVLKEERAYILNIVKQIKKSGCNVLLVQKSILRDAVSDLAIHFLDKIKVMVIKDIEREDIPFICKTLSCKPIASLDHFVPENLVNAELCEEVMTGSSKFVKITKIQNPGLTVTILVRGSNKLVLEEAERSLHDALCVVRCLVKHQTLIPGGGAPEIQIALKMAEYAQSLRDVHAYCVKAFADAFEIIPSTLAENAGLNPIATVTELRNRHARGEQTAGINVRKGAITNIIDENVIQPILVSMSAIKLASETVRSILKIDDIVNTNQ